A window of the Thalassospira indica genome harbors these coding sequences:
- a CDS encoding methyl-accepting chemotaxis protein: protein MLQNIKISKKVASLTLLSLVALLVISALELFALREALLEDRKDKVKATTTMLVTAAQSYQDLVDSGDLSQEEAVTEFYRVAAASKFDDGTGYFFAYDSKGVNMMHAANPALVGKDLSKLQDPSGSFIIQNMLDVAKAPAGGYFTYLWPKPGHPEEDLFEKQSFAATLPWGDVIGTGIYIDDVDAAFWEQAIFVLVVIAIVIAIMLAVSFAIGRNITVGLSKLSSRMTEIASGKLEGEIEGQDRGDEVGDMARTVVAFRQQALENQKLQTRQQELEAQADKQRRQDITDMADSLESRVKGLIRSISGSITEMKKATSSMEEASNTNSSLSAAVASATTQTSTNVQTVSAATEELTASSDEIAQQISHSAEIANQANEQATRTNQTVTGLADAAQKIGDVAKLIGDIAEQTNLLALNATIEAARAGDAGKGFAVVASEVKNLANQTAKATEEINQQILSVQNETGEAVEAIRLISETIAQVADSSTAIAAAVEEQHAAIGEISRNVQQAADGTSEVSQRIETVNENAGRVSSGTSQLAQSAEKLVDEARSLDEAVEHFLADLRKRATD from the coding sequence ATGTTACAAAACATCAAGATCAGCAAGAAGGTTGCGAGCCTGACCTTGCTGTCACTGGTTGCACTGCTTGTAATCTCGGCGCTGGAGCTTTTTGCATTGCGGGAAGCCTTGCTTGAGGACCGCAAGGACAAGGTTAAAGCCACAACCACAATGCTTGTGACCGCCGCGCAGTCCTATCAGGACCTGGTCGATAGCGGCGACCTCAGTCAGGAAGAAGCCGTAACCGAATTTTACCGGGTTGCTGCGGCATCCAAGTTCGACGATGGCACAGGTTACTTCTTTGCCTACGACAGCAAGGGCGTCAACATGATGCATGCGGCCAACCCCGCCCTTGTCGGCAAGGACCTAAGCAAGCTTCAGGACCCGAGTGGCTCCTTCATCATTCAGAACATGCTGGACGTCGCCAAGGCACCGGCGGGTGGGTACTTCACCTATCTGTGGCCAAAGCCCGGCCACCCCGAAGAAGACCTTTTCGAAAAGCAGTCCTTTGCCGCCACCCTGCCCTGGGGCGACGTCATCGGTACCGGCATCTATATTGATGATGTCGATGCAGCGTTCTGGGAACAGGCGATTTTCGTTCTGGTCGTCATCGCGATTGTCATCGCGATCATGCTGGCTGTTTCCTTTGCAATCGGCCGCAACATCACGGTCGGACTAAGCAAGCTTTCAAGCCGCATGACCGAAATTGCCAGTGGCAAACTTGAAGGCGAGATCGAAGGTCAGGACCGCGGTGACGAAGTTGGGGACATGGCCCGCACTGTGGTTGCCTTCCGCCAGCAAGCGCTTGAAAACCAGAAGCTGCAAACCCGCCAGCAAGAGCTTGAGGCACAGGCCGACAAGCAACGCCGTCAGGACATCACCGATATGGCCGACAGCCTTGAATCGCGTGTCAAAGGCTTGATCCGTTCGATCTCGGGCTCGATCACCGAGATGAAAAAAGCCACATCCTCGATGGAAGAAGCCAGCAACACCAACAGTTCTCTCTCTGCGGCTGTGGCATCTGCAACAACCCAGACCTCGACCAACGTTCAGACTGTGTCTGCCGCGACCGAGGAACTGACCGCATCCTCCGATGAAATCGCCCAGCAGATCTCCCATTCCGCAGAAATCGCCAATCAGGCCAACGAACAGGCCACCCGCACCAACCAGACCGTTACTGGTTTGGCCGATGCGGCCCAGAAGATTGGCGATGTTGCCAAGCTGATCGGTGATATCGCCGAACAGACCAACCTGCTGGCCCTAAACGCCACCATCGAGGCGGCACGTGCCGGTGATGCCGGCAAAGGCTTTGCCGTGGTCGCAAGCGAGGTCAAGAACCTTGCCAACCAGACCGCCAAGGCGACCGAGGAAATCAACCAGCAGATCCTCTCGGTTCAGAATGAAACCGGCGAAGCGGTTGAGGCGATCCGCCTGATTTCCGAAACCATCGCACAGGTCGCCGATAGCTCGACCGCGATTGCGGCTGCTGTCGAAGAACAGCACGCCGCCATTGGCGAGATTTCGCGTAACGTTCAGCAGGCCGCAGACGGCACCAGC
- a CDS encoding alpha/beta hydrolase has product MSTDTLLSGPAKPAASGTTKSVVIFLHGYGADGNDLIGLAPHLARALPDTTFYSPNAPFPCEMSPFGRQWFSLAEYDPEFLRRAPETMSGALAAMAEGARKSAAYVDDFIDHVMETHGVSADKVALVGFSQGTMMSLQTAPRRDDEIAGVVGFSGALLGEQTFGAEIKSRPPMVLIHGTADPVVPIEASRLAKETLAANGIEVSLHERPGLQHGIDEEGLGIAAGFLTKVLA; this is encoded by the coding sequence ATGAGCACCGACACATTGTTATCTGGTCCGGCCAAACCGGCTGCCTCGGGCACCACCAAAAGCGTTGTCATCTTTCTGCATGGCTATGGCGCGGATGGAAATGACCTGATCGGTTTGGCGCCGCATCTGGCACGCGCCCTGCCCGACACCACCTTTTATTCACCAAACGCGCCGTTCCCGTGCGAAATGTCGCCGTTCGGACGCCAGTGGTTCAGTCTGGCCGAATATGATCCCGAATTCCTGCGTCGTGCGCCGGAAACCATGTCTGGCGCCCTTGCTGCCATGGCCGAAGGTGCCCGCAAAAGTGCTGCCTATGTCGATGACTTCATCGATCACGTTATGGAAACGCATGGCGTGTCTGCGGACAAGGTCGCACTGGTAGGCTTTTCGCAAGGAACGATGATGTCCCTGCAAACCGCGCCCCGGCGTGATGATGAAATTGCCGGTGTTGTCGGCTTTTCCGGTGCATTGCTTGGCGAACAGACGTTTGGCGCTGAAATCAAGTCCCGTCCGCCAATGGTGCTTATCCATGGTACCGCCGATCCGGTCGTACCGATCGAAGCATCGCGTCTTGCCAAGGAAACGCTTGCTGCCAATGGCATTGAAGTCAGCCTTCATGAAAGGCCCGGTCTGCAACATGGCATTGACGAAGAAGGCCTTGGCATTGCCGCAGGATTTTTGACAAAGGTACTTGCCTGA
- a CDS encoding MATE family efflux transporter produces the protein MNRTRRWFGKGDRRVLALTLPIILSNATVPLLGAVDTAVVGHLDSPHYIGAVAVGALIFSYVFWSFGFLRMATTGLAAQAYGRRDPNGVRAVFARAALIAVVAGLAVMVLQWPIIELAMSLIAPTPAVEAAARDYFHVRIWASPATLMQYCMLGWLLAMRDSRAVFIFQVVLNSLNIILDILFVQGFGWDVRGVAGATVIADYSGVVLGWFLMQPHLKRLGGTWRGIGLFDRAQLARLMKINGDIFIRTMALTSAFALFTSFSARFGEVTLAANAVLQNFLMFGSFALDGFAHAAETLVGQAYGAEKRKQFLWAVRKTTVWGIVSAVVMAALFAASGPWIIDALTSIPEVRTASYEYLMWAVVLPITGVLGFQFDGVFLGAMQTKHWRNMMLLSVAIYAGFAWWAVVMGSNHFLWAAFNGFFLLRGLTLAVLFPTIIPKQRQAVA, from the coding sequence ATGAACCGCACGCGCCGCTGGTTCGGCAAGGGTGATCGACGCGTTCTGGCGTTGACCCTGCCGATTATTCTTTCCAATGCGACTGTTCCGTTGCTTGGCGCGGTCGATACGGCTGTGGTCGGACATCTCGATAGCCCGCATTATATCGGGGCGGTTGCAGTTGGTGCGCTGATCTTTTCCTATGTGTTCTGGAGCTTTGGCTTTTTGCGCATGGCCACCACGGGGCTTGCGGCACAAGCCTATGGACGTCGCGATCCAAATGGCGTGCGTGCGGTATTTGCCCGCGCGGCCCTGATTGCGGTGGTTGCCGGTTTGGCGGTGATGGTGTTGCAATGGCCGATCATTGAACTGGCGATGAGCCTGATTGCGCCGACACCGGCGGTCGAGGCCGCCGCACGCGATTATTTCCATGTCCGGATCTGGGCGTCGCCTGCGACGCTGATGCAATATTGTATGCTGGGCTGGTTGCTGGCGATGCGTGACAGCCGGGCAGTGTTTATTTTTCAGGTGGTCCTTAATTCGCTGAACATCATCCTTGATATCCTGTTTGTGCAGGGGTTCGGCTGGGATGTGCGCGGGGTGGCTGGTGCCACGGTGATTGCGGACTATTCCGGTGTGGTGTTGGGCTGGTTCCTGATGCAGCCACATCTGAAAAGATTGGGTGGGACGTGGCGCGGTATTGGTCTTTTTGATCGTGCGCAACTGGCCCGGCTGATGAAAATTAATGGCGATATCTTTATCCGCACCATGGCGCTGACATCAGCCTTTGCGCTGTTTACCAGTTTCTCAGCCCGGTTTGGCGAGGTAACACTTGCCGCCAACGCCGTTCTGCAAAACTTCCTGATGTTCGGGTCATTTGCGCTTGATGGTTTTGCCCATGCGGCAGAAACCCTTGTCGGGCAGGCCTATGGCGCGGAAAAGCGCAAGCAGTTCCTGTGGGCGGTGCGCAAGACAACTGTTTGGGGGATTGTTTCAGCCGTGGTAATGGCTGCCCTGTTTGCCGCATCAGGGCCTTGGATCATTGATGCCCTGACCAGCATTCCGGAAGTCCGCACCGCATCCTATGAATATCTGATGTGGGCGGTGGTATTGCCGATTACCGGGGTCTTGGGCTTTCAGTTTGACGGTGTGTTTCTGGGCGCGATGCAAACCAAGCATTGGCGCAACATGATGTTGCTGTCAGTCGCGATCTATGCCGGGTTTGCCTGGTGGGCCGTGGTGATGGGCAGCAACCATTTTCTATGGGCTGCGTTTAACGGCTTCTTCCTGCTGCGCGGGCTGACACTGGCGGTGCTGTTCCCGACGATCATTCCCAAGCAGCGTCAGGCTGTGGCGTAG
- a CDS encoding Lrp/AsnC family transcriptional regulator, giving the protein MARNGFDAIDRKILREIQEDGRISMVELADKVGLSVSPCLRRLRKLEESGVIRKYVALLDPAHLRLGVNVFVTVSLTQHDEPSLRRFETAVQEHPEIVDCYAMVGNQDYMMRIVVPDPAAYQRFLSEVMMKLPGVANMKSSFTLHEVKNSTTLPVADAD; this is encoded by the coding sequence ATGGCGCGCAACGGTTTCGACGCAATTGATCGCAAAATTCTTCGTGAAATTCAGGAAGACGGTCGAATCTCCATGGTCGAACTGGCTGACAAGGTCGGCCTGTCCGTTTCCCCTTGCCTGCGGCGTCTGCGCAAGCTCGAAGAAAGTGGCGTCATCCGCAAATATGTCGCCCTGCTGGACCCGGCCCATCTTCGCCTTGGTGTGAATGTCTTCGTCACCGTATCGCTGACCCAGCATGACGAACCGTCGCTCCGCCGCTTTGAAACGGCCGTGCAGGAACACCCGGAAATCGTTGATTGCTATGCCATGGTCGGCAATCAGGACTACATGATGCGCATCGTAGTGCCGGACCCGGCCGCCTATCAACGCTTCCTGTCCGAAGTCATGATGAAGCTGCCCGGTGTCGCCAACATGAAATCAAGCTTCACGCTTCACGAAGTCAAAAACAGCACCACCCTGCCGGTTGCTGACGCCGACTAA
- a CDS encoding GNAT family N-acetyltransferase → MVDAAQNTPGYNLVTIGEHKINIRPAVQADLANVVDLDDRTTGLRKPDYWDDLFTRYGNRKDSRFFLIAEENGTLLGCIFGEVRSWEFNSVPCGWVGTVSVEPDLRMGGIGTILYNEICRCFRKAGVTKIRTMIPRDATDLMSFFRAQGMMAGPFIQLETDMEEGE, encoded by the coding sequence ATGGTGGACGCTGCGCAAAACACGCCGGGATATAACCTGGTTACAATTGGCGAGCATAAAATCAATATTCGTCCGGCGGTTCAGGCAGATCTCGCCAATGTTGTCGATCTTGATGACCGGACCACGGGACTGCGCAAGCCGGATTACTGGGACGACCTGTTTACCCGTTATGGCAACCGCAAGGATTCCCGTTTCTTCCTGATTGCCGAAGAAAACGGCACGCTTCTTGGCTGCATTTTTGGTGAAGTCCGGTCGTGGGAATTCAATTCCGTGCCGTGCGGCTGGGTTGGCACCGTTAGTGTCGAACCGGACCTGCGCATGGGCGGGATCGGTACCATCCTTTATAACGAAATCTGCCGCTGTTTCCGGAAGGCCGGGGTGACCAAAATCCGGACCATGATCCCGCGCGATGCGACCGATTTGATGTCGTTCTTCCGCGCGCAGGGCATGATGGCGGGACCATTCATCCAGCTGGAAACAGATATGGAAGAGGGGGAATAA
- a CDS encoding Rrf2 family transcriptional regulator: MMSLQKATLFALYAVLELAEDTDRQLSASEIAERYNISTNHLAKVLRDLGRAGLVESVRGAGGGYRFCGNAKRTTLLDVVQLFEEVGTSPSNSIVQNTNAGAALSMVMDEIEEITHATLLSITIETMLKLMRKRRPEKPTSTGLFRAV, from the coding sequence ATGATGTCTTTGCAAAAGGCGACGCTGTTTGCCCTCTATGCCGTGCTGGAACTGGCCGAAGATACCGACCGCCAGCTTTCGGCATCGGAAATTGCCGAACGTTACAATATTTCGACCAACCATCTGGCAAAGGTCCTGCGCGATCTGGGTCGGGCGGGGCTGGTTGAATCGGTTCGTGGTGCCGGTGGTGGTTACCGGTTTTGTGGCAATGCCAAGCGCACCACGCTTCTGGATGTTGTGCAACTGTTTGAAGAGGTCGGCACAAGCCCGTCCAACAGCATCGTGCAGAATACCAATGCCGGTGCGGCGCTTTCGATGGTGATGGATGAGATCGAAGAGATCACCCATGCGACATTGTTGTCGATCACCATCGAGACAATGCTGAAACTGATGCGCAAACGTCGCCCGGAAAAACCGACATCCACCGGATTGTTCCGCGCAGTTTAA